From a single Micromonospora carbonacea genomic region:
- a CDS encoding NAD-dependent epimerase/dehydratase family protein yields MNQNAKTVVVTGGSGMLGGHLVRALAADGWRVRGLDVRDPIEPVRGVEYTVADVRDRARVGAVLAGADALVHTAAALPSYPEDEIRSIIVGGTETVLDAAARAGTARVVHVSSTAVYGLPNVVPTTEEYPREPVDPYSRAKAGAEEVAERYRAAGMVLPMLRPKTFLGPGRMGLFSMLFEWAEEGRNFPVLGKGDVRIQMLAIDDLVDAVRTVLHAPDDVANDTFNIAADQFATLREDFQAVLDAAGHGKRVVSVPVRPAVAALELLQRLKLSPVYGRLIHKLRADSYVSVDKARDVLGWTPRLSNRDAILRTYDWWRANNRTAAPTSSGRTSRDPWKQGALGLAKAIF; encoded by the coding sequence GTGAATCAGAACGCGAAGACGGTGGTGGTGACCGGCGGCAGCGGAATGCTGGGCGGGCACCTGGTGCGGGCGCTGGCCGCCGACGGCTGGCGGGTGCGCGGCCTGGACGTGCGTGACCCGATCGAGCCGGTGCGGGGCGTGGAGTACACGGTCGCCGACGTGCGGGACCGGGCCAGGGTCGGTGCCGTCCTGGCCGGCGCGGACGCCCTGGTGCACACCGCGGCCGCCCTGCCCAGCTACCCCGAGGACGAGATCCGCTCGATCATCGTGGGCGGCACGGAGACGGTGCTGGACGCCGCCGCCCGCGCCGGAACGGCCCGGGTGGTGCACGTCTCCTCGACCGCCGTGTACGGGCTGCCGAACGTGGTGCCCACCACCGAGGAGTACCCGCGGGAGCCGGTCGACCCGTACAGCCGGGCCAAGGCCGGCGCGGAGGAGGTCGCCGAGCGGTACCGCGCAGCCGGCATGGTGCTGCCGATGCTGCGGCCCAAGACGTTCCTCGGGCCGGGCCGGATGGGGCTGTTCTCGATGCTCTTCGAGTGGGCCGAGGAGGGTCGCAACTTCCCGGTCCTCGGCAAGGGCGACGTGCGGATCCAGATGCTGGCGATCGACGACCTGGTCGACGCGGTACGCACCGTGCTGCACGCGCCGGACGACGTCGCCAACGACACGTTCAACATCGCCGCCGACCAGTTCGCCACCCTGCGGGAGGACTTCCAGGCGGTGCTGGACGCCGCCGGCCACGGCAAGCGCGTCGTCTCGGTGCCGGTGCGCCCCGCCGTCGCCGCGCTGGAGCTGCTGCAACGGCTCAAGCTCTCCCCGGTCTACGGACGCCTCATCCACAAGCTGCGGGCGGACTCCTACGTCAGCGTCGACAAGGCCCGCGACGTCCTCGGCTGGACCCCCCGGTTGTCCAACCGCGACGCCATCCTGCGCACCTACGACTGGTGGCGGGCCAACAACCGCACCGCCGCTCCGACCTCGTCCGGCCGGACCAGCCGGGACCCCTGGAAGCAGGGCGCCCTCGGCCTGGCCAAGGCCATCTTCTGA
- a CDS encoding UbiA prenyltransferase family protein — translation MTVLVDPPTLDRPAPAAAPTAARATDSPATDRNLVRDLITLIRPHQWAKNLLVVPLVLIDTPRLGLGLLGRVSWAVLLFTMVSALVYVWNDVYDRHRDRAHPTKRNRPIASGRVSVPAAYAFGALIATALVAAVAFGPAFPWWPLAAYLTLNVAYSRGLKHLPLLDVLVVAGGFLLRVVQGYLAAGVAVSSWLLIAVFSLCLLLILGKRRHEMAVGGSAHRPSLAGYSVQYLDLLIVLCAAVAISGFLGHVQATIPTPYQALALVGSTPFALFAVARYLQVVVVDGDGGEPTRVLLKDRAMLVNALLWGVLIGGVLLVTQHPALLALAH, via the coding sequence GTGACTGTCCTCGTCGACCCGCCGACCCTCGACCGGCCGGCCCCGGCCGCCGCCCCCACGGCGGCCCGGGCCACCGACTCCCCCGCCACCGACCGCAACCTGGTGCGTGACCTGATCACCCTGATCCGACCGCACCAGTGGGCGAAGAACCTGCTGGTGGTGCCGCTGGTGCTGATCGACACCCCTCGGCTCGGCCTCGGTCTCCTCGGCCGGGTGAGCTGGGCGGTGCTGCTGTTCACCATGGTCTCCGCGCTGGTCTACGTCTGGAACGACGTCTACGACCGGCACCGCGACCGGGCGCACCCCACCAAGCGCAACCGGCCGATCGCCTCGGGCCGGGTGAGCGTGCCCGCCGCGTACGCCTTCGGCGCGCTGATCGCCACCGCGCTGGTCGCGGCGGTGGCGTTCGGACCGGCGTTCCCCTGGTGGCCGCTCGCGGCCTACCTGACGCTCAACGTCGCCTACAGCAGGGGGCTCAAGCACCTGCCGCTGCTGGACGTGCTGGTGGTGGCCGGCGGCTTCCTGCTCCGGGTGGTGCAGGGCTACCTGGCCGCCGGGGTCGCCGTGTCGAGCTGGCTGCTGATCGCCGTCTTCTCCCTCTGCCTGCTGCTCATCCTCGGCAAGCGGCGGCACGAGATGGCCGTCGGTGGCAGCGCCCACCGCCCCTCGCTGGCCGGCTACTCGGTGCAGTACCTGGACCTGCTGATCGTGCTCTGCGCCGCGGTCGCGATCAGCGGCTTCCTCGGCCACGTGCAGGCCACCATCCCCACCCCGTACCAGGCGCTGGCGTTGGTCGGCTCGACCCCGTTCGCGCTCTTCGCGGTGGCCCGCTACCTCCAGGTGGTCGTCGTCGACGGTGACGGCGGCGAACCCACCCGGGTGCTGCTGAAGGACCGGGCGATGCTGGTCAACGCCCTGCTGTGGGGCGTGCTGATCGGCGGCGTCCTGCTCGTCACCCAACACCCGGCCCTGCTCGCCCTCGCCCACTGA
- a CDS encoding glycosyltransferase family 2 protein yields the protein MTTPTANPLVSVIIPNYNYGNSIGKCIDAALGQTYQPIEVIVVDDHSTDDSLAKARQRPVTVLQTPRNSGVAVARNTGAAAARGEILFFVDSDVALRPDAVELAVAELAAHPEYGAVCGIYEEDPLIRDSIVEECRVLQAYCWRMASLGEVSFLFSSLTAIPRRVFEEVGPFNPRLRQTEEVDYGERMSARHQIMVTDQVRGWHDDDDELWPLLHKLYRRARLRVPLFARRRRFAKGFESPARSFGTVAALGVLASLPLAVLHPAWLLLTAALFGISLSADAEMYRHVRRRKGLPFLAVFTAVAFGTNVAIAAGIAVGALQWLVSRDFRRLYDAEWSSARTPSSPTMVGTTA from the coding sequence ATGACGACCCCGACCGCGAACCCGCTGGTCTCGGTGATCATCCCGAACTACAACTACGGCAACTCCATCGGCAAGTGCATCGACGCCGCGCTGGGGCAGACCTACCAGCCGATCGAGGTGATCGTGGTCGACGACCACAGCACCGACGACTCGCTGGCCAAGGCCCGTCAGCGGCCGGTGACGGTGCTCCAGACCCCGCGCAACAGCGGGGTGGCCGTCGCCCGCAACACCGGCGCCGCGGCGGCCCGCGGCGAGATCCTCTTCTTCGTCGACTCCGACGTGGCGCTGCGCCCGGACGCGGTGGAGCTGGCGGTCGCCGAGCTGGCCGCCCACCCCGAGTACGGCGCGGTCTGCGGCATCTACGAGGAGGACCCGCTGATCCGCGACAGCATCGTCGAGGAGTGCCGGGTGCTCCAGGCGTACTGCTGGCGGATGGCGTCCCTCGGCGAGGTCAGCTTCCTCTTCTCGTCGCTGACCGCGATCCCCCGCCGGGTCTTCGAGGAGGTCGGGCCGTTCAACCCCCGGCTGCGACAAACCGAGGAGGTCGACTACGGCGAGCGGATGTCGGCCCGCCACCAGATCATGGTCACCGACCAGGTCCGCGGCTGGCACGACGACGACGACGAGCTGTGGCCGCTGCTGCACAAGCTCTACCGCCGGGCCCGGCTGCGGGTGCCGCTGTTCGCCCGGCGGCGGCGCTTCGCCAAGGGCTTCGAGAGCCCGGCCCGCTCCTTCGGCACGGTGGCCGCCCTCGGCGTGCTCGCCAGCCTGCCGCTGGCCGTGCTGCACCCCGCCTGGCTGCTGCTGACCGCCGCCCTGTTCGGCATCTCGCTGTCGGCGGACGCGGAGATGTACCGGCACGTGCGACGCCGCAAGGGCCTGCCGTTCCTGGCCGTGTTCACCGCCGTCGCCTTCGGCACGAACGTGGCGATCGCCGCCGGCATCGCGGTCGGCGCCCTGCAGTGGCTGGTGTCCCGCGACTTCCGCCGGCTCTACGACGCCGAGTGGTCGTCCGCCCGCACCCCGTCGTCCCCGACGATGGTCGGGACCACGGCATGA